From Amia ocellicauda isolate fAmiCal2 chromosome 12, fAmiCal2.hap1, whole genome shotgun sequence, a single genomic window includes:
- the LOC136764022 gene encoding hepatocyte nuclear factor 3-beta: MLSGIKLEAGEEWMACYQDELYPNVSGLPPSLGHSGYLSSSMPAGSMGLPYVHNSHGGAGVGGAAMGSGGLGGMGGLPQLGQGTMGVMPGQAGYGGGGVYGLEAPGEAKGFRRNFSHAKPPYSYISLISMAIQQAPAKMMTLNEIYQWIRDLFPFYRQNQQRWQNSIRHSLSFNDCFVRVPRCPEMPGKGSYWALHPDSGNMFENGCYMRRQKRFRCRKPDRKAGKDESDATPAAAASSSSSSSSSSSTVATAALSRQSSQEASPDRSPLPLRDKAKATTAHVRHSPPVDPPLHFQPLSPLPQPPHLSLDPGLRTEPLHHPFSITHLMAAELQHCSAQRGEAGPYEAGTCYPGYIPASSSSAQLASVYSYSSGREVAPLVGDAPYYSSMYSVPILSSS; encoded by the coding sequence CTCTACCCTAATGTGAGTGGCCTGCCGCCCAGCCTGGGGCACAGTGGGTACCTGTCAAGCTCAATGCCAGCTGGGTCCATGGGCCTGCCCTATGTGCACAACAGCCATGGCGGTGCTGGGGTTGGAGGAGCGGCAATGGGCAGCGGTGGGCTGGGGGGAATGGGGGGCCTCCCCCAGCTGGGCCAGGGAACAATGGGGGTCATGCCGGGCCAGGCGGGTTATGGGGGCGGGGGAGTGTACGGGCTGGAGGCGCCTGGAGAGGCCAAGGGGTTCCGCCGCAACTTTAGCCACGCCAAGCCGCCCTACTCCTACATCTCGCTCATCAGCATGGCCATCCAGCAGGCCCCGGCCAAGATGATGACCCTGAATGAGATCTACCAGTGGATCCGCGACCTGTTCCCCTTCTACCGGCAGAATCAGCAGCGCTGGCAGAACTCCATCCGCCACTCCCTGTCCTTCAACGACTGCTTCGTCCGCGTGCCCCGCTGTCCCGAGATGCCGGGCAAGGGCTCTTACTGGGCACTGCACCCGGACTCCGGCAACATGTTTGAGAACGGGTGCTACATGAGGCGGCAGAAACGCTTCCGCTGTCGGAAGCCGGACCGGAAGGCTGGGAAGGATGAGAGCGATGCCACCCCTGCTGCCGctgcctcttcctcttcctcctcttcctcctcctcctctactGTGGCCACCGCTGCCCTCTCCCGCCAGTCCAGCCAGGAAGCCTCTCCGGACCGGTCCCCCCTACCCCTGAGGGACAAAGCCAAAGCCACCACGGCCCATGTTCGGCACTCCCCCCCTGTGGATCCCCCCCTGCACTTCCAGCCCCTCTCCCCGCTCCCCCAGCCCCCCCACCTGAGTCTGGACCCGGGCCTGCGGACCGAGCCTCTCCACCACCCGTTCTCCATCACTCACCTCATGGCTGCAGAGCTCCAGCACTGTAGTGCCCAGCGTGGTGAGGCGGGCCCCTACGAGGCTGGCACCTGCTACCCCGGGTACATCCCTGCCTCCTCATCCTCGGCACAACTGGCCAGCGTGTATTCTTACTCCTCTGGACGAGAGGTGGCACCCCTAGTGGGGGATGCCCCTTACTACTCCAGTATGTACTCAGTGCCCATTCTGAGCTCCTCCTGA